The Lodderomyces beijingensis strain CBS 14171 genome assembly, chromosome: 4 genome has a window encoding:
- a CDS encoding mitochondrial 37S ribosomal protein bS6m — MYYELFAIARITDPLHVTKEATKIASTVGKLILNNRGVIRDITSLGARPLPKIVSREQERHFQGYNFIIGFDSSSNVQAQLLRTLRKDPRILRASMKKHDLTKSLNPGTSLEQALR, encoded by the coding sequence ATGTACTACGAACTATTTGCTATAGCCCGTATCACGGATCCGTTGCATGTTACAAAGGAAGCCACCAAGATTGCCTCGACAGTTGgtaagttgatcttgaacaacagagGCGTCATCAGGGACATAACGAGCTTAGGCGCAAGACCACTACCCAAGATAGTCTCcagagaacaagaacggCACTTTCAAGGAtacaacttcatcatcggGTTTGATTCCTCGAGTAATGTGCAAGCGCAATTGTTGAGAACATTGCGAAAAGACCCGAGAATCCTAAGGGCCAGTATGAAGAAACacgacttgaccaagagtTTGAATCCGGGGACATCTTTGGAACAGGCCCTTAGGTGA